GAGAGACTGAGgaattaaaacaacaaagggACTCCTAATGTTGTCATGTCAAGGTCTCACAAATACATACTATTTGGTATGGGAAACATCATGGTGATGTTTATGTCCAATGGCTTGTTTTAGAGTGATTTAATTGTTTGCAGTTCATAGTATTAGAGATAAATTTAAGTTTGAAATTGTGTATTGTGATGTGAttgaaatacaaacacaatggTAACATTTCtaattttgtaataataataatacagcaaaactttatttgtatagcacctttcatacaagaaatgcagctcaaagtgctttacaacaaaaggaATTACATGCACCAAGTACTAAATATGAAAAGGacataaaagaacataaaaccatgtaaaggaaagaaaaaaagcattaatgtaacataagatAGAAAATAAAGCCCACTTGATTACATCAATAAAAGTAAgataaagtgaagtgaaaatatAATACTATGAAATCATGGCAGTTGTGACCCCTGGTGGTAGTGGAGAGAAGTAAAAGACTAAAAGGTATCTTTGAAAACTCGCCATCTGTGACTCACAAATACCATCTATTAGTGTTTGCAGTTTAATAAAATACACCACTTTTTAACTTGTGATTACTCTCAGTCTTGCATACTATAACTTTGTTGTAGCAAATGCAACAACACTGACGTACTTATCTATCGGTCTATCTatcgatagatagatagataggtagatatatagatagaaaGAAATCTATGACATATATCCCTTAAAAGTTCATTTAGAAAAGTTGCcagcttttaaaaacacagtaagaAATTACAAACAATACAAATGTACAATAAGACATATTTGTGTCAGTAAAAGAACAGCCACAATTTagcaaatacatacattttacaaTTCTGTTGGGACATAATCCAAAGAAATGACAGAGATGCTGTATGATCTTTAAATAGACTAACATTCCCTGAAGGTTTAACAGAGTTTTGTCAAGCTTAACATTGCCTCTATTCTTGGGTTTGAAAGTAGATACTTTTGCGGAGAAAATGCGCAGTCTTTTCAGGGACTTCCTTTTTCACCTGGAAATGAGCAGTCAATAATCAGATGTGTGTATGATGGTTTCATAAACGTTCAATGGGATTCAATATGGCTCCAGCTGATTTTACTGGTATGTAGTAACAGGAGATGCTCACCTTTGTTAACATTTTGACCAAGTCAAGGGTAGCAGCATTTTTCTCAAGGATGTGGTCCAGAGTCTCGACGTACAAGGAACCTCTCTGAGGGACGCAACCTGTATTTGTCACAGAGGCATTAggaagacagacacacatggcAAGTCAAGTCTATCAATATCTGTGACTTGCATCTGAAAGACTGTGTTATTATAAACCAAACATACCGGGAGAAGTACAGTAGGACACCAGAATGTCACTCTGGGTGGGCAGTGCGTCTCTGAAGTCCGTTTCAGCGGACATGCTGAGAGAGTCGCTGCTGGAGGACATTGGAATGTTGTTCAtctggtcatctgctccaccaACGGATGGTTCAACTTCACTGGGGGAGCCTGAGTCTTTTTCACCtcaaggacaaaaacaaacacttccCTATGATGCCActttaaatgcatgtttaaCCTTTGAATGTTGCATGGTTAGCTACCTCCTCCACAGGCCTGGATGAAGAAAAGTTTGGGTTTGCCTCGTAAAGATCGGCAATGCTGACCGTCGAGGTAGTTTATGATCGCATGAACTGGGACACATTCTCCATTTACACCATACACGGCACCAGGGAAGCGGTTGTGACTTGCCTGTACAGTAGATATGAGCATACATTAGGTTAGCAGTCTAGATCCTACACTTCCATTAATGCAAGTTGATagtgttattttgtttattcaaCCATCTCTAGGTGGTAAATGCCCATGTGTAACAAAAATAACCTGCTTCCCCTTTGTAGTATAGGCTTTCTATTATAAATTTCAAGTCTCAAACTTCCACCAAACTCCTCCAGAGTCACAAAAGATGATGAGTAAGTGAACATTATGTATAAAATTGGTGGTTAAAGGGACACCTTTAATAGCTGGTATAATATTAATTCCAAAGACTGGGTATGTAGTAATCTGCATGTAATGCAACGACTTTTATTGTGATTATGATTGTGATATAATAATCAATGTGGATTGAAGGACATCTTACCTCTGTCCCATGGGACAGTATGATAACCACACAGCAGTCATACTGGGAATGGTCTTTCTTAGACAACTCTGTCAGTTCATCTTTGAtttgctgaaatgtggagataAGTGTTATCTTCACAGACATGAGCTTCAAGTTTTACATTTGGTTTAAGACACTCAAAAAGAAGAACTGATTCTTACTTCTTGTTTCAGGTTTGTCCTCACTTCCACATTAAAGTTGAATGCCTTGAATCTTCTCTTCAGCTTGTTGCAGTCTATGTTGGACCCGGTGCGATTGCTCAGCTTGGTCTGTGGTTCAAACTCCACGTTGTTTATGATGAGACAGTGTCCGCATGGGAAGGCATCCATTTTATACCTCTAATatacaaaagcaaaagaaagaggcataatataaatatgtaaacaaagCAGAATTTTGTTGAATGTTTATACTGTAATATAGAACTGCCTTTCTGTATGTCTCTTTATTGGTTGTAAAGTGCACAAGAAATACATGGTGCTTACATCAATACTGTCCTGCCGTGTCCTGCCTTGTGGccttggtctctctctctccctctcagatGCTGAGACAAAAGCATGAATAAGTGTTAAATATCAAGGAACTAACCAGACTATCACcacaaatgcaaattaaatgCTTAATTTACATGGACTGGGAGTAGTACTGGATCTCTGTATTGGATAGACAGGGGCAAcatcttttctttgcttttgaaaactttcaaaatttgagagaaatattttcctttgtgtgtgtatagaaaAAGTCTTAGACCTTTTATTTCAACTCATGAAAAATgggagcaaaaacaaaagtgtttatatttttgttcagtGTAGTTTGAGGAAagactttaaaggataaggctggtaggtgatattacatatttttcttatcatgGACAAATCTCATGAGAAGACCAAGTAATAACGTCCATCTTGCTGTAAAAGATTCTGACAAAGTTAAGTTACATACCAAACAAGTTGTAACTTGTATGGTGCACCCCTTTTTAACTGAATTATAGCGTAACTCcttcaaaatgttcaaactATGTCTGAACTCACACACAGTGCAACAGCCTGCTGAACATCAGGCTCAGCAGTAAAGTGGCTAGAATAATTGATATGCTGAGTGTTTTTATCCTTCATTTCCTCAGTTTGAGAGACAAAACTCTGAACAGCGCTAAAGAATACATTTAGATACaaaaacttagcacaaaaagtaaggaaatttgtgtttggtagatttctttgttgtaacaagcttcgaagaaataatctaccaaagacaaatttcattactttttgtgctaagtttattttttcaagtgaaatcagcaaaaaaaaaaaactgagctaaaaATCTCGCTCcacagtattttactttttgttttaatattttaagctTAGAGTTCAGTCCAGGGTTTATCCACTGTGAGGAGTATAAAGCTTAATGTGAAATTCAAAAACAACGCAGCTTATTTTCTACACTAGTTCATCTATACTTTGtcatgttaaaaaacaaacagaaaacaactcaCTGCCACTGGAACCAGGTTTTGAGGATAGTCCATGTGTGTCTTCAGCTGCAAAAAAAGGGATACACAGtgttaaattacagtaaaaaaatatatgatggAATAAAAATTTGAGACACAGTTTATGTGGGACACATTATCTCTGTACTAACATTTCAACAGAGAGTCGTAACAGTGATATTGCTCACTGAAATATGACTTCATGGGCGTGAACAGAAGACTTTATGATGTCCATCACTCC
This sequence is a window from Thunnus thynnus chromosome 10, fThuThy2.1, whole genome shotgun sequence. Protein-coding genes within it:
- the LOC137191009 gene encoding caspase-9-like isoform X1 — translated: MAPKTIRQALANMLEGLKPEDLKKFCRRLVDRRKEPRVRRNRVEGKDFLDVADVLVSTFTEQGALAVADEILKDIGCSNDAKYLAEDTHGLSSKPGSSGTSERERERPRPQGRTRQDSIDRYKMDAFPCGHCLIINNVEFEPQTKLSNRTGSNIDCNKLKRRFKAFNFNVEVRTNLKQEQIKDELTELSKKDHSQYDCCVVIILSHGTEASHNRFPGAVYGVNGECVPVHAIINYLDGQHCRSLRGKPKLFFIQACGGGEKDSGSPSEVEPSVGGADDQMNNIPMSSSSDSLSMSAETDFRDALPTQSDILVSYCTSPGCVPQRGSLYVETLDHILEKNAATLDLVKMLTKVKKEVPEKTAHFLRKSIYFQTQE
- the LOC137191009 gene encoding caspase-9-like isoform X2 — its product is MAPKTIRQALANMLEGLKPEDLKKFCRRLVDRRKEPRVRRNRVEGKDFLDVADVLVSTFTEQGALAVADEILKDIGCSNDAKYLASERERERPRPQGRTRQDSIDRYKMDAFPCGHCLIINNVEFEPQTKLSNRTGSNIDCNKLKRRFKAFNFNVEVRTNLKQEQIKDELTELSKKDHSQYDCCVVIILSHGTEASHNRFPGAVYGVNGECVPVHAIINYLDGQHCRSLRGKPKLFFIQACGGGEKDSGSPSEVEPSVGGADDQMNNIPMSSSSDSLSMSAETDFRDALPTQSDILVSYCTSPGCVPQRGSLYVETLDHILEKNAATLDLVKMLTKVKKEVPEKTAHFLRKSIYFQTQE